The window GAAATCTTATTAGCCGATTTCAACATCACAGAAAATTACATCGAATTCAAGCTAGACAGTGAAGCAATTACTATTGCTGTGAATGACACTGCTGCATGGAATCTCTCTGATACAAATGGAGAATATTTTATGCTAGCTGCACATCATGCAGTATCATTTGGTGCAACTGCAGATGAAGCAGAAGCTAACGATGTTGTTTTTGTTGGAACTGATATTAGTGAAGACGACAAAGCCTACAGAACGACCTATGGTATTATGTGGGAAGATATGGAAAGCATGATGGATTCAGACATGTTCCGAATTAGCGTTCCAACACAACAGCAAAAACCTGCAATTGCAGTAACTGGTCGCTCTTCAAGTGTTGGCGTTAGCGAAGCTGGTATGAGTTACACAGTTAACCCAATTAGTCTAGGTCTTGGTATGCTAGATACTGACGCAACTGTAGGCAGTAAACCTATGATTGTAGTTGGTGGTCCAGTAATCAACACCGCAGCAGCTGAGTTAATGGGCAACCCTACACCTGATGAAATTGCAGAAACCTTCTCACAAGGTAAAGCAATTATCCAATGGCATGAAGACCAACAAGCTATGCTTGTAGCTGGTTATGAAGCTATGGAAACACAAGGTGCAGCTTACGTAGTAGCTCGTTATGGCTCATACGACTTTGCTGGTGAAGAACTAGAAGTTGTAGTGACGTCACTTAACGACATCGAAGTAAACGCTGTTGAATAAAGGCTTCGGCCTATTTTTTTTCTTTTTTTTCTTTTCCATTCTTGTCTAGTCACTTCGTTCGTGAGTTGCTTTTAGCAACCATAGGAGAGCGTTGGAGCATTCAAACTCGTTTGAACGCGCCGTGAAAAATTCTCTTTTTTCTTACATCATGTTTAAATAGAATTACTTGTTTAGAACTCTTATGTTGGTAAACTATTTGATGGTGTTTGGCATTGCCTTAATTCCCTTTGTAGAACTACGACTTGCAATACCTTTAGGAATAGGCATGGGACTTTCTCCCGTACTCGTTTTTCTTACAGCAGTTATAGCTGATATCCTTTTAGGATTCTTACTTATTGAAATTCTTTATTTACTTGATAAATGGATTCCTCATTGGAAACTATTAGGTATTGGAAAATTTTATCTTCGCACACGCAAAAAAGCACATCGAAAAATAAGTCATTTCACAGAAAAATATGGGCTTGTAGGTGTTGCACTCTTTATTGCTGTACCTTTGCCGGGAAGCGGCGTATACACAGGATCGCTTGGCGCGTTTCTCATTGCACTTGAGAAGAAACGATTTCGACTGGCATGTGTTATTGGTGCAACCATTTCAGGACTAGTTGTGACGCTACTTTCACTTGGCGTGTTTGGACTATTTCGTTAGCTCTCATTTGCGCTTGTTTGGGTGCTACGCTATGTGGCTGTTAAGGAATTTCTGCGTAGGTGTTTTTTAAGCAAAAACAAAAGAAGTACTATTCATGGATGGAAATAATTTATTTTTTCAAAGGCGCATACGTTTATTATTTATAATAGTTTCTGCAAACGTTTAAATAGAAATTACTCTTCAGCAGCCGAGAAATGGACTTAAGAAATATATCTTTCCCCTCAATTGTAGGATTAACTGACGTTAAAAAACAACTTGCATCAGCACTTCTTTTGAAGCGACACGCAGTACTTGTAGGCGGACCTGGTATGGGAAAAACAACCATGGTACGTGACATAGCAGTTCTTTTAGGAGAGCAAACGCTTAACGCTTGCGGGTTTCATTGTAAACCAGAAGCACCTGTTTGTCCACACTGTAAAGCAACACAAGAAACGGTGCCGACACAGACATTCACCGGACAAGAACTTTTTGTGCGTGTACAAGGAAGCCCAGATTTAACCGTGGAAGACTTAATTGGCGATATAGACCCCATTAAAGCAATGGAGTTTGGACCGCTCTCGCCGCAAGCATTTAGCCCGGGAAAAATCTTTAAAGCAAACAATGGTATTCTCTTTTTTGACGAACTAAATCGATGCTCGCAACGATTACAAAACGCACTTCTTCAAGTACTTGAAGAACAAAAAGTAACCATAGGAAGCTTTGATGTTGATATTGCCGTTGATTTTGTTTTTATTGGTACGATGAACCCTGAAGATACAAACACCGAACCATTAAGCGATGTACTCCTTGACCGATTTGACTTAATCTATGTGCATTATCCAGACACGCAACGAGATGAAGAAACAATTGTGCGCAAACAAGGAAAAACACTTCTCACTTTTCCGGATAATTTATTTAGTGGCATGATAAAATTTTTACGAGATATGCGTGTAAATGAAAATCTTGAGCGAGTACCCAGCGTGCGAGCAAGTATTGGACTTTATGAACGAAGCCAAGCCATAGCACAACTTAATGGTCGAGAAACAGTTAAGCCACTAGATATCATGGAAAGTTTAACCAGCGTTCTTGCACACCGAATTAAACTCAAACCATCGGTAGCCTACCTAAAACAACCAGTTGATTTCTTACGAGATGAATTTAATCAATACTGTGAAGAAAATGGTTTTTCTTTAGCAGGCGATGAAGTTCCCTGATGATGGAACCAGTCAGGAACAAACACAGTCAGATGAGGTGTTAAGTGACCTTGAGCGAGAAGCTTGTATTGATGATACGCATGATGGTGACGAACTTTCTGGTCATTTAGGAACAGACCCAGACCATGAGCGACTCGCGCACACTGTGTTAGAAGTGAATACTGACCAAGTTCCAGATGGCATGCTCGTTGAAGAAGCAGGCAACCAAAACCTTTCTTCATTTTTACCTGACATGATGTTTAAAGAAATGGTGAAAGACTACAAGAACGCTAACAAATTGTATGGTAATACTATTATTCGCGCACTCACCGGATACGATCCACGGTTCATTGATAAGAATATTAAAATTCCAGAATTTCAACGAGAACTCCAAAAAAAACTCAAAGATAAATCTGATGACCTTCAAGAAAAAGGAATTCTAAGTGCGGGTGGACAGTTTAGTACAGAAGCACTTGATGCTGCAGCATTGTTTCTGATTAATGAAGAATTCAAAGAAAACACTCATGGCTATTCGAATTTAGGAGAACCAGTACATAAAGCCGCAAACGCTGTGGGAGATAAAAGCACTATTCGAGCGTATGCTCGCGGTGATGCATTCAAAGACATAGCTATTCGAAGAACTATTAAACAAGCAATTAGGCGTGGACGAACAGAAATTATAGAAGATGATTTGTATAGTTTTGATAGGGAAGCACGCCAACAAGTAAACATAGTGTATGCATTGGATACTTCTGGTAGTATGAAAGGAGAAAAACTTCGCCTTGCAAAACGAGCAGGCGTAGCGCTTGCTCACCGAGCAATACGCGACAGAAACAAAGTAGGGTTAATTATTTTCGATACCCAACCAAAAAAACAAATACCTTTGACAAATGATTTTCTAACGTTTACTCGACCATTAGCAATTTGTAGCCCCGGACAAGAAACAGATATAGCGCAAGCAATTGCGAAGGGAACAGAATTATTACAAGACGCAAAAGGAATAAAACACATCGTGTTATTAACTGACGGATTACACACAGTATCAGGAGATCCAAACGCAGCGGTACTTGAACAAGTTGGGATAGCATCAAGCCAGGATATTACTATATCGGTAGTAGGTATTTCTCTTGACAAACTTGGTGAAGATATGGCAAAAACAATAGTTGATTATAGCAAAGGAAAACTCTACAGCGTCCACGGCGCAGACGAAATAGGTGGAGTGGTTATCGCTGATTATAACAGTTTAAAATAGAACTAGCGTATGTATTTTTTTTTCTTTACTTGTTTTGTAATGCGTTTGATTGTTTCTTGTTGCCGGATTATTTTAAAACACTACCATACATTTTTCTCTTTTCTTTTTTGTCTTGAGTTCCTCTAGGGACTCTTCGAGCATTTCTCGAGTGATTTTTTTTCTTCGACGACGTGGGTCGATGATAAAATATTGATTAGAGTCAGTTGCGCTTTTCTTGTAAATAACAATATATTTTGACGTTGACTTAGTTCCGCGAAGACGACCAGCGTTAACACGGATAAGAAGAATTTTTTCTTTAGCAAGTAAACTATCAATGTAATTTACATCAAAATCTTTTTCGACGATGAGAATGCCGTCTTCTTCAGCTTGCTTTTTGTATCGATTAGCAATTTTCTCAGCAAGCTCAATTTGCTTTTTTGTATAGCGTTTGAATCGATAATCAGGATAGGTATAACTTGCGTCTTCAATAATAATTTTAGGTTGCAGACCTTTTTCTTTAGCATACATTGCCAAGCCAAAGACCGATGATGCTCTTGTAGGAAGAATGGCGCTCTTTAGCCAAATATCTAATTCGTTTTCCTGACTAAACTCGATTGTAGCGTCAAAATAATGCAGAATAGAAAGCAGGGCAGAAGCAGCTCCCGTATAATTAGTGGTTTGCTTGTATGATTCAAGAATCATAGTTTTAGTCAAAATCCTTTTGTTTTTAAAGTTTCCTCTTCTTTGGCTCTGTTTTTGCAGGGAATTTATTTACATACTGCGAAGTATTATTCTCGCGAAGTTTAACAAAACATTTATAAAGCAGAAAAGGTAGATTATACTTATATATAGTCTTATTAACGAGTAAAAAGAGGTGCACTATAATGAAATTTTCAAAGAAAGCTTCCATGCAACTTTCTATTAACGCAATTGTAATCTTAGTCTTAGCAATGGCTGTTTTAGGTTTGGGTTTAGGCATTGTGAAAGGTATTAAAGGCAAAGCAAATGAATTTTTAGATTATGAAGTTGATTTATCTGCTACAGCTGATGCAACAACCCCTATTGCAAATGTTCCTGAAGAACTTGACCTTCGAGCGAATAAAGAAAATCTTATTCATATCAGTTTTTATAACGCGGGTACAGGTGATTCTAGTCAATGCGATTCAGAGGGAGCAGAATTACGACTTGATTGTGATGGCTTGAAAAAAACTATTTCTGATGGTGGTTCTGAAGATGTTTCGCCTGATTCTGGTTTTAAACCTTTTGAGTATGTACAAAAAAAGATAAAAATTGATGATGGAACTGCAGGAACACTTAATGTAAAAATAATACCAAACAAAGAGTTAATCAAAAAATCATATGCTTGTTCAGTTGTTGTTTCCTGTGGGGTTTATGATGATAATCGGCCAATTGATACTGAAGAATACGGACTCTTTGTAAATATTGTGGCATAGGTGAAACATGATGGTAAAACAAAAAAAACATTTAACCAAACAAGAAGAATTTGAAATCATGAAAATTGTGCTTGATAAGTTTCTTTTGCTCGGTGTATTTATCATGTCGCTAGGAATTTATCTTATAGTGACTGCACTTGAAAACTTTGCAATGGGCTTCACCGTATTAGGCGTTGGCGCGGTAATACTTATTATTTTTGCAATGATACTTGTGAAAGAATATAATTTCATACAACATTAATGGAATTTTTTTGTGTTTCCTTGCATATTTTTTTTAGATTTTTTTTATTTTTATCACCTTTTTTATTTTTTTTTAGTATATAATTAGTTAGTTTATTATTTTTTATTTTATTATTTACTTAGTTTTTTTATTAGGCGTATGAGTGTAGGTGTTTATGGTGTTTCACAGCAAAAAAGGTATAGAACTTTCTATTAATATGCTTGTTGTTATTATTCTAGGTATTATTATTTTGGTTGCTGGCTTAACCATGTTTTACAAAGCATACGATAACGTAGGCGGACTTAATGATCAAGTTGATGCGCAAACACAAGCACGACTCAATGCGCTACTTGATGATGGTGCGCCGATTGTTGTTCTGATGAATACTAAAACTGGCGAACGAGGGGACGGAACCATTTTTAGCGTTGCAGTGAATAATAATTTACCTTCTACAAAACACTTTAAGATTAATGTTTCCTATGCAACAACAACAGCTGATTATAGTGATGAATGCTCAGGTAATAACCCTTTTTTAGCAGAAAACTGTTATTGTGAAGATGATTTTGATTTTTGTGCAGACAATTGGATATTAGGAGGGAAGCGAGAGTTCACCTTGGAGAATAATGAACGAAAATCATTCCCTGTGCAAATAACCCTTCCCAAAAAAAACATTAAACGAGGACAGTATATTTTCAATTTAGATGTATATTATAAAGAATTAACTGATTCTGATTATGTACCTTTCTCAACACGACAAAAGCTCTACGTAACGATAAACTAATAAAGCAAACACGCTTTTTGTTTTCTATGGCAAATTTCTGGAGACTTGTGGATAGCGTCCTTAATGAAGCAGACATAGTCCTTATGGTAGTTGATGCACGCATCATCGAAGAAACAAGAAACAAAGAAATAGAGCGAAAAGTGCATGATGCAGGTAAAATACTCATTACTGTCATTAATAAAGCAGACCTTGTTGAAAAAGATACACTTGAGCCATACAAAAAATTACTCCATCCCTGCGTTTTTGTCTCAGCACAAAAATTCTATGGTATGACAAAACTACGTCATACTATACTTCGCTATGCAGAAGGACGAGAAGTCGTCGTCGGTGTTGTTGGCTATCCAAACACAGGGAAATCAAGCGTGATAAACGCGCTGAAAGGAAAAGCAAGTGCTGGCGTCTCCTCACAAAGTGGTTTTACAAAAGGACGACAACTCATTCGCATCGATAATAAAATAACTATTCTTGACACGCCAGGAGTTCTTGCAGACAGCGATGAAAAACAATCAGCTCGACTCGTGGTCACTGCAAGCACAACAAAAACAAAAGATCCAGAAGGAGCAGTATTTGAACTTTTTAAAACACATAAACAAGAAATTATCTCTTTTTATGGTGTTGTTGCAGAAAAAGGAAATGATGAAGAAGATATTTTGGAAGCAATAGCCAATAAACTAAATAGAAAAAAACAAGGTGGCTTGCCTGACACGTTTACCGCCGCTAAAATAATTCTTAAAGATTGGCAAAAAGGAAATATAGTAATTTAACCTATATAATCTTCATTTAAAATGTTATTATGGTAAATCCAATTACAACGGTTAATAGTATTGCTAGACACCCTAATCCTATTCCAACTTTCTCAATAGTTTTTTTATCAGGATATTTTTTTAATCTTTTAACTCCCATAACAATTGTTACTATACCTAGCACCAATGGGATGAGTAAAATTAAAACATTTTCAACTACCATAACACCGTATAGTGTTAGAAGTGCAATTGCTCCAATGATGTTTGAATGAATTTTTCCTTTTTCCATTTTTAATTCTATACTCCTTTGACTAGGTCTTGGATTGCTTTCTTTTTATTCTTAGCTTTGGTAACTCCGCTAGCTACAAGAACGCCCATCGTTCCTAATTTTAATGCAGCTTTCACATCTTTTGTTCCTTTTATTCCTGCGCCGCACAGAACAGGGATTTTTGTACTTATTTTTTTCACAGCATCAACGCTCTTTGTCACCATTTTTGGATTGGCACTGGTTACAGAACTATCTCCGCCGATAAGCTTTGGCGGTTCAATTGCAATA of the Candidatus Woesearchaeota archaeon genome contains:
- a CDS encoding small multi-drug export protein, with amino-acid sequence MLVNYLMVFGIALIPFVELRLAIPLGIGMGLSPVLVFLTAVIADILLGFLLIEILYLLDKWIPHWKLLGIGKFYLRTRKKAHRKISHFTEKYGLVGVALFIAVPLPGSGVYTGSLGAFLIALEKKRFRLACVIGATISGLVVTLLSLGVFGLFR
- a CDS encoding AAA family ATPase; translated protein: MDLRNISFPSIVGLTDVKKQLASALLLKRHAVLVGGPGMGKTTMVRDIAVLLGEQTLNACGFHCKPEAPVCPHCKATQETVPTQTFTGQELFVRVQGSPDLTVEDLIGDIDPIKAMEFGPLSPQAFSPGKIFKANNGILFFDELNRCSQRLQNALLQVLEEQKVTIGSFDVDIAVDFVFIGTMNPEDTNTEPLSDVLLDRFDLIYVHYPDTQRDEETIVRKQGKTLLTFPDNLFSGMIKFLRDMRVNENLERVPSVRASIGLYERSQAIAQLNGRETVKPLDIMESLTSVLAHRIKLKPSVAYLKQPVDFLRDEFNQYCEENGFSLAGDEVP
- a CDS encoding VWA domain-containing protein, translating into MKFPDDGTSQEQTQSDEVLSDLEREACIDDTHDGDELSGHLGTDPDHERLAHTVLEVNTDQVPDGMLVEEAGNQNLSSFLPDMMFKEMVKDYKNANKLYGNTIIRALTGYDPRFIDKNIKIPEFQRELQKKLKDKSDDLQEKGILSAGGQFSTEALDAAALFLINEEFKENTHGYSNLGEPVHKAANAVGDKSTIRAYARGDAFKDIAIRRTIKQAIRRGRTEIIEDDLYSFDREARQQVNIVYALDTSGSMKGEKLRLAKRAGVALAHRAIRDRNKVGLIIFDTQPKKQIPLTNDFLTFTRPLAICSPGQETDIAQAIAKGTELLQDAKGIKHIVLLTDGLHTVSGDPNAAVLEQVGIASSQDITISVVGISLDKLGEDMAKTIVDYSKGKLYSVHGADEIGGVVIADYNSLK
- a CDS encoding peptidase C39 family protein, which gives rise to MILESYKQTTNYTGAASALLSILHYFDATIEFSQENELDIWLKSAILPTRASSVFGLAMYAKEKGLQPKIIIEDASYTYPDYRFKRYTKKQIELAEKIANRYKKQAEEDGILIVEKDFDVNYIDSLLAKEKILLIRVNAGRLRGTKSTSKYIVIYKKSATDSNQYFIIDPRRRRKKITREMLEESLEELKTKKKREKCMVVF
- a CDS encoding 50S ribosome-binding GTPase, coding for MANFWRLVDSVLNEADIVLMVVDARIIEETRNKEIERKVHDAGKILITVINKADLVEKDTLEPYKKLLHPCVFVSAQKFYGMTKLRHTILRYAEGREVVVGVVGYPNTGKSSVINALKGKASAGVSSQSGFTKGRQLIRIDNKITILDTPGVLADSDEKQSARLVVTASTTKTKDPEGAVFELFKTHKQEIISFYGVVAEKGNDEEDILEAIANKLNRKKQGGLPDTFTAAKIILKDWQKGNIVI